Part of the Spirochaeta isovalerica genome, CAGAAAGGAATCAGAGGAAATTCCAGGGTATTGGATACTGGATATCAAGCTCGAGTTTTCAAGTTTCTTAACAGATATAATTTATTTGGTTCTTAAAAAGACATCGTCCCAGGAAGCTAAGAAAGATGTAAAAGAAGAACAGACTGAATCATAAAGACACAATCATGCAGAATAATACTCATTACCCTGTTTCTCATTTCTATTGGTTGCCGGTTTTTTATCCTAACTCTCCAAGGCATTTAGCCTTTCAGTTTTGTTGACTTCCCATCATTGAAACAGCTATTATAAATCATGCTTCACAATAATAATTTAAAGACTTTTTTTCTGTTTCCTCAGAAACTTATTTTCGAAGAAATTGCCGAAGTTCTTGTAAGCGAACAGAATGAAGCGTTTGTTTTGAACAATCATGTAGAGTTTAGAGACGCACTTAAAATTTTTAATGAAAATTCCATAGCTTTTATAAATATAGACTCGGTTCTAACTGAATCGCAATGGATAGAATACATCAGAGACATCCGAAACGATTCTCATTTTTCACGCATACGCATCGGGATTCTCAGCTTTAATAATGATCAGAGATTGATCGATGTCTATCTGAACGAACTGAAGATTGATTGCGGCTATCACCTCTTATCAAGAAGAACAAAGAAATATGAAGAGGATATTCGCCGCATTGTCGGAAATTATAGAGATAAGTTCGGGAATAAAATCTTGAGGCTCGATTTTGATCAAACGGACCCTGTAAACTATGAGATAAAAATCCGGGGGCAAATACTTACAGGAAGAATTGACGCTCTCAGCTCTGCCGCAATGAGTCTGACACTCACCCATGAAAAACTTCTTTCTCCCGCTTTAGAATTGAATGAGATAACCCTGATCTACAGAGATCTGAATTGCAGGCTGATAGGTACGGTCATAGGAAATTCAAAATTAAACAAAAAACAGTTTATTATAAAATTTCAGAAGCTTTTTGAGGATTTCCATCAGAAAACCCTGTTTAATATTATATTCACTGTTCTGAACAACCGTCTGAAGGAGTTGGTGAGATAAAAGTGAATTATACATTTACAGAAGAAGACAGATCCATCTTAAAGGGCGTAAAATCAGTTATGAAGGGTATTGCCTTCATTTACGGAAATAACTGTGAAGTTGTTCTCCATTCCATGGAGAGCGCAGACCGGCCCATCATTGCCATTGAAAACAATCATGTCAGCGGCAGAGATGTCGGAGAACCCATGAGCGATTTTGTTTTCAAGTTACTTGAAGATATGTCCAAAGCGGACGAACCGTTTATTAATTTCTTTAAAAACACAACCTTGAGCAAAAATGAGCTGAAATCCAGTACCACATTAATCAGAAACAGTCAGAATATCATAATCGGGGCTCTTTGTATAAATATGGACTTATCCATTCCTGTACAGGAATTTTTTAAAGATTTTCTCCAGGCTGATTCGGACAAATATACGGGGACGAAAACGGCGGCATACACCCAGTCAACGAGAGAACTGATAGATTCTTCCATAACTATGGCTCTGGAAGAAGTGAATAACCAGAGAGGTTTATCTTCAACAGAGAGGAATAAAGCTGTCGTCTATGAATTGTACAAAAAGGGAATTTTCAGTGTAAAAAAAGGTGTTGAGATTACAGCTGAAGAGCTGGGGATTTCCCGTTTTACCGTTTACAACTATCTGAAAGCCATTAAGGATTCGGGAAAAAAATGACGTCCTTCAGGGAGTTGCTTTTAAGAAACAACTCCCCGTCAGGAACGTTTACATCTAATTTTTTTCTATTGTTTTTTCTATTGCTTTTTTAAATCCCGGTAAAGACCGGATAATAACATCATCTTCAACACAGCAGGAAAGCCTGAAATAACCGGGCATATTGAAACCGGTTCCCGGCACTGCCAGAATCAATTCATTCTGCAGGATATCGACAAATTTCATATCATCACCACCCGGGGCTTTAATGAAGATATAGAAAGTGCCATGGGGCAGAATGAAATCATACCCCATTTCCTTCAGAGGCCCGGCAAGGAGATCCCTCTTTTTTCTGTAGATTTCAGGATCAACTGTTTTTCCGTTTACTTCAACTATAGCCCGCTGCATAAGCGCCGGGGCGTTTGTAAAGCCGAGCCCGGTGGTGGCTGTCGTCATGACTTTAACGATCAGATCCCCTTCATCGGCTTCCGGATGAATAGCCGTCCACCCTATACGCTCACCGGGAATGGAAAGACTTTTGGAGTAGGATGAAACGATAATGGAATGTTTATATGAAGGAAATATGGGCGGAACCACATAATCATCAAAAACGATCTGCCTGTATGGCTCATCGCTGACCAGATATATAGCCCTGTCATATTCACGGCTTTTCCGTTCAAGAAGCTCTGCCAGTGCATCAATTTGTTCCTGCGGATATATAACACCGCAGGGATTGTTGGGAGAATTGATGAGGACCGCGGCTGTTTTCCTGTTTATGGCTTTCTCCATGGCTTCGAGATCCAGGAGAAAATTTTCCTGACAGGGAACGGTTTTCAATTCCCCCCCGAAATTTTCAACATACGTTTTGTAAACAACAAAATTCGGGATTGAAACAACGACATTGTCTCCTACATTCAGGATGGCCTGAAAAAGCAAAGTCAGAGCCGCACCGGCACCGCATGTCATGACTATATTATCCATATGAAGGGGAACACCCTGTTCTTCCGTAAGAAATCGGGCCACGAATTCCCGCGTTTCCCGATAACCGCTATTTGTCATATAAGCATGTTTTCCCGGAATATCTTCTTTCATGATGCGGATTATGGCTTCTGAAAACTCAGGCGGCGGCGGAACAATAGGATTTCCCAAACTGAAGTCAAATACATTTTCCTCCCCGTGTTCCGCTTTCAGTCGTGTGCCTTCATTGAACATTTTCCGGATGAGAGATGTTCCGAATACGGCTACAAGGTGATTTTTGGCAATAGGCAATTCAGT contains:
- a CDS encoding PAS domain-containing protein; this encodes MNYTFTEEDRSILKGVKSVMKGIAFIYGNNCEVVLHSMESADRPIIAIENNHVSGRDVGEPMSDFVFKLLEDMSKADEPFINFFKNTTLSKNELKSSTTLIRNSQNIIIGALCINMDLSIPVQEFFKDFLQADSDKYTGTKTAAYTQSTRELIDSSITMALEEVNNQRGLSSTERNKAVVYELYKKGIFSVKKGVEITAEELGISRFTVYNYLKAIKDSGKK
- a CDS encoding pyridoxal phosphate-dependent aminotransferase, with the protein product MPIAKNHLVAVFGTSLIRKMFNEGTRLKAEHGEENVFDFSLGNPIVPPPPEFSEAIIRIMKEDIPGKHAYMTNSGYRETREFVARFLTEEQGVPLHMDNIVMTCGAGAALTLLFQAILNVGDNVVVSIPNFVVYKTYVENFGGELKTVPCQENFLLDLEAMEKAINRKTAAVLINSPNNPCGVIYPQEQIDALAELLERKSREYDRAIYLVSDEPYRQIVFDDYVVPPIFPSYKHSIIVSSYSKSLSIPGERIGWTAIHPEADEGDLIVKVMTTATTGLGFTNAPALMQRAIVEVNGKTVDPEIYRKKRDLLAGPLKEMGYDFILPHGTFYIFIKAPGGDDMKFVDILQNELILAVPGTGFNMPGYFRLSCCVEDDVIIRSLPGFKKAIEKTIEKN